Proteins from one Mycobacterium sp. HUMS_12744610 genomic window:
- a CDS encoding MmpS family transport accessory protein has translation MTMTEPTTEPLKKQGSAASEGNEVAAQRAKKQGILGRFWLVLTVTAVVALSGFVVYRLHGIFGVHRGSFGGGTSGEVLDQFNAKTITLEVWGSPGSTATINYLDENSHPQQALNVPLPWSKVLSSTKPGIPANLMAQGDGSWIACRFVVNNHDGRGDVIKTPNRSDSNETVNPFVYCLDKSA, from the coding sequence ATGACGATGACCGAGCCAACGACCGAACCGCTGAAGAAGCAGGGCTCCGCCGCCAGCGAGGGCAACGAGGTCGCTGCGCAGCGCGCCAAGAAACAGGGGATCTTGGGGCGCTTCTGGTTGGTGCTCACGGTCACAGCCGTCGTTGCGCTGTCGGGGTTCGTCGTCTACCGATTGCACGGCATCTTCGGCGTTCACCGGGGTTCGTTCGGTGGTGGCACCTCGGGCGAGGTCCTCGACCAGTTCAACGCCAAGACGATCACGCTCGAGGTCTGGGGCTCGCCGGGCAGCACGGCGACCATCAACTACCTCGACGAAAACAGCCATCCGCAGCAGGCACTGAATGTGCCCTTGCCCTGGAGCAAAGTGTTGAGTTCAACGAAGCCCGGCATCCCGGCAAACCTGATGGCGCAAGGAGACGGCAGTTGGATCGCGTGCCGATTCGTCGTGAACAATCACGACGGTCGCGGTGACGTCATCAAGACCCCGAATCGCTCGGATTCCAACGAAACCGTGAACCCCTTCGTCTACTGCTTGGACAAGTCCGCATGA
- a CDS encoding TetR family transcriptional regulator: protein MAQLTFQRARTEAEKRQRAEALVEAARSLAMETGVASVTLTAVANRAGIHYSAVRRYFTSYKEVLLRLSAEGWVRWSNTVSEKLAEPGAKSPSRIAETIAQALAEDPLFCDLLANLHLHLEHEVDAERVIEVRRIRTAATLSLADSIRCALPELGRSGSLDILLAAYSLAATLWQVANPPARLTDIYAEEPEVVPPEWNLDFATALTRLLTATCIGLIPGSS, encoded by the coding sequence GTGGCGCAACTGACCTTCCAGCGCGCTCGCACCGAGGCAGAGAAGCGCCAACGTGCAGAGGCCCTCGTGGAAGCCGCGCGCTCGCTGGCAATGGAAACGGGCGTCGCATCGGTTACCCTGACCGCGGTCGCCAACCGCGCCGGAATTCACTATTCGGCGGTCCGCCGCTACTTCACCTCGTACAAGGAAGTCCTGCTGCGGCTGTCCGCCGAGGGCTGGGTGCGATGGTCCAATACCGTCTCGGAGAAGTTGGCCGAGCCCGGCGCGAAGTCGCCCTCGCGCATCGCCGAGACAATCGCCCAAGCCCTGGCCGAGGACCCATTGTTCTGCGACCTGCTTGCCAACCTGCACCTGCACCTGGAACACGAGGTGGACGCTGAGCGGGTCATCGAGGTCAGGCGGATCAGAACCGCGGCCACACTCTCGCTGGCCGATTCGATCCGATGCGCGCTGCCCGAACTCGGACGATCGGGCTCGCTGGACATCTTGCTGGCCGCCTACTCGCTGGCGGCGACGCTGTGGCAAGTTGCGAACCCGCCGGCGCGCCTGACCGACATCTACGCCGAGGAGCCGGAAGTGGTTCCGCCCGAGTGGAATCTGGACTTCGCAACCGCCCTCACCCGCCTGCTGACGGCCACCTGCATCGGCCTGATCCCGGGATCCTCATGA
- a CDS encoding bifunctional diguanylate cyclase/phosphodiesterase, producing MAAEPAKSAPARSGGRHPVGRVRRQLAELMNTRDQMGQLLRAVVAAGAARGRAQADQEFRGMVEDSPVAICVHADGRFLYVNDTMVQKMAAESADRLLGHRIVDFVAPQSVPTVLGQIAARRRDGDISPPMEMVILPLDGTTRAVEAVAVRAQWRGRPAHQVAFWDVTEHKTAEANLRYQAALVTHVSDAIVATTLTGAVTAWNPAAEAIYGRSAVQALGRPVGEAVGAALDPAAIIAAGGVVHATHRAADGSPLAVRVSASRMDTGYVVVCADQTALRRAEQHFQTVVASLEEGVVVISSEGIVESVNPAALQIMGVPTTEAEPVEMAAVVPIPIYDSDGGLLIADQRPVLESLKISPRGSQVYGVDRFDNGRRVWLSVTWSLLDPEDPDGSSVLVSFADVTAQHTKYQRLVHQATHDHVTGLPNRAHILDLVTDALEARDHRLGAVLFIDLDKFKRVNDELGHHAGDAVLRIAAERLSAALRPDDVVGRVGGDEFVALLAAPIEPEEADVVADRLQAALGEPIVVRGDGDGLRDVKCVSASIGVVAVRPDERRSAAEILHDADLAMYRAKARGRASSHFTLGAVDLHGPAGSCSA from the coding sequence GTGGCCGCTGAACCCGCGAAGTCGGCACCCGCCCGTTCGGGCGGACGACATCCGGTGGGCCGCGTGCGGCGACAACTCGCCGAGCTGATGAACACCCGCGACCAGATGGGACAGCTGCTGCGGGCCGTGGTGGCTGCAGGCGCCGCTCGCGGCCGGGCCCAGGCGGACCAGGAGTTTCGGGGGATGGTCGAGGACAGCCCCGTCGCGATCTGCGTCCACGCCGACGGGCGCTTCCTCTATGTCAACGACACCATGGTGCAGAAGATGGCGGCCGAATCCGCCGACCGGCTGCTGGGGCACCGGATCGTGGACTTCGTGGCGCCGCAGTCGGTCCCCACGGTGCTCGGCCAGATCGCGGCGCGCCGCCGCGACGGGGACATCTCACCGCCGATGGAGATGGTGATCCTGCCGCTTGACGGGACGACCCGCGCGGTGGAGGCGGTGGCAGTGCGGGCCCAATGGCGGGGCAGACCAGCCCACCAGGTCGCGTTCTGGGACGTGACCGAGCACAAGACCGCCGAGGCGAACCTTCGCTACCAGGCGGCGCTGGTCACCCACGTCAGCGACGCGATCGTCGCCACCACCCTCACCGGCGCGGTCACCGCCTGGAACCCCGCCGCCGAAGCCATCTACGGCCGCTCGGCGGTGCAGGCCCTCGGCCGACCGGTCGGTGAGGCGGTTGGCGCCGCCCTGGATCCGGCCGCGATCATCGCCGCCGGGGGCGTCGTGCACGCCACGCACCGCGCGGCCGACGGCTCGCCGCTGGCGGTGCGGGTGTCGGCGTCCCGCATGGACACCGGATACGTCGTGGTGTGCGCCGACCAGACCGCGCTGCGGCGCGCCGAACAGCATTTCCAGACCGTCGTGGCGTCCCTGGAGGAAGGCGTCGTCGTCATCTCGTCCGAGGGCATCGTGGAATCGGTGAACCCCGCGGCCCTGCAAATAATGGGTGTTCCGACGACGGAGGCCGAGCCAGTCGAGATGGCGGCAGTGGTACCGATACCGATCTACGACAGCGACGGCGGGTTGCTCATCGCCGATCAGCGTCCGGTGCTCGAATCCCTGAAAATCAGCCCCCGGGGGAGCCAGGTCTACGGTGTCGACCGATTCGACAATGGACGACGGGTCTGGCTCTCCGTGACGTGGTCGCTGCTCGATCCCGAGGATCCCGATGGCTCGTCGGTGCTGGTGTCGTTCGCCGACGTCACCGCGCAGCACACCAAGTACCAGCGACTCGTCCATCAGGCGACGCACGATCACGTGACCGGGCTGCCCAACCGCGCCCACATACTCGACCTGGTCACCGACGCACTGGAAGCCCGAGATCACCGGTTGGGTGCGGTGCTGTTCATCGACCTCGACAAGTTCAAGAGGGTCAACGACGAACTCGGGCATCATGCCGGCGACGCCGTGCTGAGGATCGCCGCCGAACGCCTGAGTGCGGCGTTGCGCCCCGACGACGTGGTCGGACGTGTCGGCGGCGACGAGTTCGTCGCGCTGCTGGCCGCGCCGATCGAGCCCGAGGAGGCCGACGTCGTCGCCGACAGGCTGCAGGCTGCGCTCGGGGAACCGATCGTCGTCCGGGGCGACGGTGACGGGCTCCGGGATGTCAAGTGCGTCAGCGCCAGCATCGGCGTCGTCGCGGTGCGCCCCGACGAGCGGCGCAGCGCCGCCGAGATCCTGCACGACGCCGACCTGGCGATGTATCGGGCAAAGGCACGGGGACGGGCGTCGAGCCACTTCACGCTCGGGGCCGTCGACCTGCACGGACCCGCCGGCAGCTGTAGCGCCTAG
- a CDS encoding bifunctional phosphatase PAP2/diacylglycerol kinase family protein translates to MSGRPWHRVRGVKEITRGLGTLDRELFDTIAASPTPLLDAVMPPLTRAADHSKLWVAVAAALFASGNASAQRGATRGVVTLGVTSLVTNQFAKRIRRRPRPRLDAVPVVRRAGRRPTSNSLPSGHSASAAAFAVGVGLENPLLGFGLGLLAALVGLSRVATGAHYPGDVIAGFGIGAGVAVLGGRLVPPIVATALPDTEPLWVDAPQRPDGAGVVLVVNPASGGGTGARVVNEVRAELPRAEIVELGRDDDPEQALRRAAARAEVLAVGGGDGTVATAAAVAIDTGLPLAVFPGGTFNHFARDIGCDTVAKTADAIRRGSVARVDLVCLNETRMVLNTASIGAYPAFVGQREKLEKRIGKPLAGFYAMLHTLRHSEPVRIRYDNTTLLTSLFFLGNSLYLPSGFAPSVRPRMDDGLIDVRMLEAGRPWGRTRVLAALALGRLQRSPLYHELQVPEFAFCALDGPTVIAHDGELGDEYDRAAFSAKYRILPVYRPRPRC, encoded by the coding sequence ATGAGCGGACGGCCCTGGCACCGCGTGCGCGGCGTCAAAGAGATCACCCGCGGGCTGGGCACCCTGGACCGGGAACTGTTCGACACCATCGCCGCCAGCCCGACCCCGCTGCTCGACGCCGTCATGCCGCCGCTGACCCGTGCCGCCGACCATTCCAAGCTGTGGGTCGCCGTTGCCGCGGCTCTGTTCGCCTCGGGCAATGCGAGCGCACAGCGCGGTGCGACGCGCGGTGTCGTCACGCTCGGCGTCACGAGCCTGGTCACCAACCAGTTCGCCAAGCGGATCCGCCGGCGCCCCCGCCCCCGCCTCGACGCGGTGCCGGTGGTCCGAAGGGCCGGCCGCCGGCCGACGTCGAACTCCCTGCCGTCGGGCCATTCGGCCAGCGCCGCCGCGTTCGCCGTCGGGGTGGGGCTGGAGAACCCGCTGCTGGGGTTCGGGCTGGGACTGCTGGCCGCGCTGGTCGGGCTGTCTCGGGTGGCGACTGGCGCGCACTACCCCGGCGACGTCATCGCCGGCTTCGGCATCGGGGCCGGCGTGGCGGTCCTGGGCGGGCGGCTGGTCCCACCGATCGTGGCGACGGCCCTGCCCGACACCGAACCGCTGTGGGTCGACGCGCCGCAACGCCCCGACGGGGCCGGCGTGGTTCTGGTGGTCAATCCGGCGTCGGGCGGTGGCACGGGCGCCCGCGTCGTCAACGAGGTGCGCGCCGAGCTGCCGCGGGCCGAGATCGTCGAACTGGGCCGCGACGACGACCCGGAACAGGCGCTGCGCCGCGCCGCCGCGCGTGCCGAGGTGCTCGCGGTCGGCGGCGGCGACGGCACCGTGGCGACCGCGGCGGCGGTGGCGATCGACACCGGGCTGCCGCTGGCGGTGTTCCCCGGCGGCACGTTCAACCACTTCGCCAGGGACATCGGCTGCGACACCGTGGCCAAAACCGCCGACGCAATCCGGCGCGGCAGCGTGGCCCGAGTCGACCTGGTGTGCCTCAACGAAACCCGGATGGTGCTCAACACCGCCAGCATCGGCGCGTATCCGGCGTTCGTCGGGCAGCGCGAGAAGTTGGAGAAGCGGATCGGCAAGCCGCTGGCCGGTTTCTACGCCATGCTGCACACGCTGCGCCACTCCGAACCGGTCCGGATCCGCTACGACAACACCACCTTGCTGACGTCGCTGTTCTTCCTCGGCAATTCGCTGTATCTGCCCTCCGGGTTCGCGCCCTCGGTGCGGCCGCGCATGGACGACGGTCTGATCGATGTGCGCATGCTCGAAGCCGGCCGCCCGTGGGGCCGCACCAGGGTCCTGGCGGCGCTGGCCCTGGGCCGTCTGCAGCGCAGTCCGCTCTATCACGAGTTGCAGGTGCCCGAGTTCGCCTTCTGCGCCCTCGACGGTCCGACGGTCATCGCCCACGACGGCGAGCTCGGCGACGAATACGACCGCGCGGCCTTCAGTGCGAAATACCGGATCCTGCCGGTGTACCGCCCGCGTCCTCGATGTTGA
- a CDS encoding GAP family protein, translated as MAGSWGAVLTALVPLGLVVALSPITVIPAVLVLQAPRRRPSSLAFLAGWLVGLAALTALSVAASGLVGGLHKTPPAWASWLRVVLGSALIVFGIYRWLTRRRHTESPSWMRSFATITPVRSGVTGVALTMLRPDVFLICVPAGLAIGTAGLGAAGDWMAAAFFVIVAASTVAIPILAYVAAGPRLDDPLARLKDWMDENNAALLAVVMIVIGAMVLHHGIQAL; from the coding sequence ATGGCAGGTAGCTGGGGTGCAGTGCTGACCGCACTCGTTCCGCTGGGGCTGGTCGTCGCGCTCTCGCCGATCACGGTCATTCCGGCGGTCCTGGTTCTGCAGGCCCCGCGGCGGCGGCCGAGCAGCCTCGCGTTCCTCGCCGGCTGGCTGGTGGGCCTGGCCGCGCTGACGGCGCTTTCCGTGGCGGCGTCCGGCCTGGTGGGCGGGCTGCACAAGACCCCGCCGGCCTGGGCGTCGTGGCTGCGGGTGGTCCTGGGGTCCGCCCTCATCGTCTTCGGGATCTACCGGTGGCTGACCCGGCGTCGCCACACCGAGTCGCCCTCCTGGATGCGGTCTTTCGCCACCATCACCCCGGTGCGGTCGGGGGTCACCGGAGTAGCGCTGACGATGCTGAGACCGGACGTGTTCCTCATCTGCGTGCCGGCCGGACTGGCCATCGGGACAGCCGGACTGGGCGCCGCCGGTGACTGGATGGCCGCCGCGTTCTTCGTCATCGTCGCCGCCTCGACGGTCGCGATCCCCATCCTGGCCTACGTTGCCGCCGGCCCCCGCCTCGACGATCCGCTGGCGCGGCTCAAAGACTGGATGGACGAGAACAACGCCGCCCTGCTCGCGGTGGTCATGATCGTGATCGGTGCGATGGTGCTCCATCACGGAATTCAGGCCCTGTAG
- a CDS encoding GAP family protein, producing the protein MLTALVALALVIAVSPITVIPAVLVLHASRPRPVGLAFLSGWVLGLVVVTGAFVASSDLLGDLRKSPPTWASWLRVVLGSALVVFGLYRWATRNRQGSMPGWMRSFSKLTPVRAAMTGALLVAIRPEVLILCAAAGLAIGASTLGVADGFAAAAFFVVISASTVALPILAYVGAGDRLDDTLERVKDWMEQNHAAMMAVILVLIGFMVIYNGIHALR; encoded by the coding sequence GTGTTGACCGCGCTCGTCGCGCTGGCGCTGGTCATCGCGGTCTCACCCATCACGGTCATTCCGGCGGTACTTGTCCTGCACGCGTCCCGGCCGCGGCCCGTGGGCCTGGCCTTCCTCAGCGGGTGGGTGCTGGGCCTGGTGGTCGTCACCGGCGCGTTCGTCGCGAGCTCGGACCTGCTCGGCGACCTGCGCAAGTCGCCGCCGACGTGGGCGTCGTGGCTGCGGGTGGTGCTGGGGTCGGCGCTGGTGGTCTTCGGCCTCTACCGCTGGGCGACCCGGAACCGCCAGGGCAGCATGCCGGGCTGGATGCGTTCGTTCTCCAAGCTGACCCCGGTGCGCGCCGCGATGACCGGGGCCCTGCTCGTGGCGATACGGCCTGAGGTCCTGATCCTGTGCGCGGCGGCCGGCCTGGCCATCGGCGCCAGCACCCTCGGTGTCGCGGACGGGTTCGCCGCCGCCGCGTTCTTCGTCGTCATCTCCGCGTCGACGGTCGCCCTGCCCATCCTGGCCTACGTCGGCGCCGGTGACCGGCTCGACGACACGCTTGAGCGCGTCAAGGACTGGATGGAACAGAACCACGCCGCGATGATGGCGGTGATCCTGGTGCTCATCGGTTTCATGGTCATCTACAACGGAATTCACGCTCTGCGCTGA
- a CDS encoding glycosyltransferase family 39 protein, protein MSTRARLCPPPAALDPLVVGLLAAAVSLVGAGRPSFWYDEAATISASYSRSPAQLWRMLGNVDAVHGLYYLLMHGWFAIFPPTEFWARAPSGLAIGGAAAGLVVLGKQLSSRTVAVTSGVFCAILPRSTWAGIEARPYAVSMMAAVWLTVLLLYAGRRGEARIWSLYAVAQAVSIVLDVYLALLVLVHAAFVVTFRRRRAVLVRFAVASTLAGCATAPFLALAAGQVHQISWIAPIGRRTFEDVAVQQYFERSPQFAVLAALLVAAATVVWLRASQPADRQLVTLALAWLAIPTAAIVFWSAVIHPVYTPRYLSFTAPAMALILGRSAAAVAVRPWRAAALVGLFAVVATPNYVLAQRNPYAKYGMDYSQVADLIAAQASPGDCLLVNDTVTFMPAPMRPLLAARPDAYRKLVDLTLWQRATDRDDVFDTNLIPEVVAQPLGRCRVVWIITQADESRPAHEQGPALPPGPRYGATPAFAVPRDLGFRLVERWQFNLVQVIRAQR, encoded by the coding sequence ATGTCCACCCGCGCCCGGCTGTGCCCGCCGCCGGCCGCGCTGGACCCGCTGGTCGTGGGGCTGCTGGCCGCGGCGGTCAGCCTGGTCGGCGCCGGCCGCCCGTCCTTCTGGTACGACGAGGCGGCGACCATTTCGGCCTCCTACAGCCGCTCGCCGGCCCAGTTGTGGCGAATGCTGGGCAACGTCGACGCCGTGCACGGCCTGTACTACCTGCTCATGCACGGCTGGTTCGCGATCTTTCCGCCCACGGAGTTCTGGGCCCGCGCCCCAAGCGGTTTGGCCATCGGCGGCGCCGCGGCGGGGTTGGTGGTGCTGGGCAAGCAGCTCTCGTCGCGCACCGTCGCGGTGACCTCCGGCGTGTTCTGCGCGATCCTGCCGCGCTCGACCTGGGCGGGCATCGAAGCCCGGCCCTACGCCGTCTCGATGATGGCCGCGGTCTGGCTGACCGTATTGCTGCTGTACGCCGGCCGCCGCGGCGAGGCCCGCATCTGGTCGCTTTACGCCGTGGCACAAGCGGTTTCGATCGTGCTGGACGTCTACCTGGCACTGCTGGTGCTGGTGCACGCCGCCTTCGTCGTCACGTTCCGGCGCCGGCGTGCCGTCCTGGTGCGGTTTGCCGTCGCCTCGACCCTGGCGGGGTGCGCGACGGCGCCGTTCCTGGCCCTGGCCGCCGGGCAGGTGCACCAGATCAGCTGGATCGCACCGATCGGGCGCCGCACGTTCGAAGACGTGGCGGTGCAGCAGTATTTCGAGAGAAGCCCCCAGTTCGCGGTGCTGGCGGCCTTGCTGGTCGCGGCCGCGACCGTCGTGTGGCTGCGCGCGTCACAGCCGGCGGATCGGCAGTTGGTGACCCTGGCGCTCGCCTGGCTGGCGATCCCGACCGCCGCGATCGTATTCTGGTCGGCCGTGATCCACCCGGTCTACACGCCGCGCTATCTGTCGTTCACCGCACCGGCGATGGCACTGATCCTGGGTCGCAGCGCCGCGGCGGTGGCCGTCAGGCCATGGCGGGCGGCGGCGCTGGTCGGTTTGTTCGCAGTGGTCGCCACACCGAACTACGTTCTGGCGCAGCGCAACCCGTACGCCAAGTACGGCATGGACTACAGCCAGGTGGCCGACCTGATCGCCGCGCAGGCGTCGCCGGGCGATTGCCTGCTGGTGAACGACACGGTCACGTTCATGCCGGCCCCGATGCGCCCGTTGCTGGCGGCGCGCCCCGATGCGTACCGGAAGCTGGTCGACCTCACCCTGTGGCAACGGGCCACCGACCGCGACGACGTCTTCGACACCAACCTCATCCCGGAGGTCGTCGCCCAGCCGCTGGGGCGGTGCCGCGTCGTCTGGATCATCACCCAGGCCGACGAGTCGCGGCCCGCCCACGAACAGGGGCCCGCGCTGCCGCCGGGTCCACGCTACGGCGCGACCCCGGCCTTCGCGGTGCCGCGCGACCTGGGCTTCCGCCTCGTCGAGCGCTGGCAGTTCAACCTGGTTCAGGTGATCAGGGCACAGCGGTGA
- a CDS encoding glycoside hydrolase family 16 protein: MDRRSMLTTGIGMLAAAAAASIRLPEAEAQPVPPPSAPAQATGGPYIFQDEFDGPAGSGPDPAKWTVQTWQDDVFPPVDGIYRDDRQNVYLDGNSNLVLCATNDFGTYYTGKLRGNFRSMINQTWESRIKLDCLFPGLWPSFWAVNEDPLPDGEVDIFEWYGNGSWPPGTTVHAASNGKTWEGRSIPGLVDGGWHTWRMHWGEDGFQFWRDYVDGAKPYFTVPNKPIPVHGNPSDLRWPFNNPGYWLTPMYTLAVGGVGAGDPALGTYPCTMLIDYIRIW; encoded by the coding sequence ATGGATCGTCGCAGCATGTTGACGACGGGGATCGGCATGCTGGCGGCCGCGGCCGCGGCCTCGATCCGTCTCCCGGAGGCCGAGGCCCAGCCGGTGCCGCCGCCGTCGGCGCCCGCCCAGGCCACGGGCGGGCCCTACATCTTCCAAGACGAGTTCGACGGCCCGGCGGGTTCGGGCCCGGACCCGGCCAAGTGGACGGTGCAAACCTGGCAGGACGACGTGTTCCCGCCGGTCGACGGGATATACCGCGACGATCGCCAAAACGTTTACCTGGACGGCAATTCCAACCTCGTCCTGTGCGCCACCAACGACTTCGGCACGTATTACACGGGCAAGCTGCGCGGCAACTTTCGCAGCATGATCAACCAGACGTGGGAGTCGCGGATCAAGCTGGACTGTCTGTTCCCCGGTCTGTGGCCCTCGTTCTGGGCCGTCAACGAGGATCCGCTGCCCGACGGCGAGGTCGACATCTTCGAGTGGTACGGCAACGGCAGCTGGCCGCCGGGCACCACGGTCCACGCGGCGTCCAACGGCAAGACCTGGGAGGGCAGGTCGATTCCCGGGTTGGTCGACGGCGGGTGGCACACGTGGCGGATGCATTGGGGCGAGGACGGATTCCAGTTCTGGCGCGACTACGTCGACGGCGCCAAGCCCTACTTCACCGTCCCCAACAAGCCGATCCCGGTGCACGGCAACCCCAGCGACCTGCGCTGGCCGTTCAACAATCCCGGCTACTGGCTGACGCCCATGTACACTCTCGCCGTCGGTGGGGTCGGTGCCGGAGACCCCGCCCTGGGCACCTACCCGTGCACCATGCTCATCGACTACATCCGTATCTGGTAG
- a CDS encoding NADP-dependent oxidoreductase — protein MADLPNRQILLRRRPSGLVKPDDTELVTTPAPEPADGEALIRTTYVGIDAAARTWLDDQPSYLPPVQLGEVIRAAGIGEVVTSRCDAFAVGDVVTTLTGFSEYAIIHDDMFSTPIPGEDDQLAIMSVYGPTGATAYFGMTDIGRPQAGETVVVSAAAGATGSVAGQIAKIAGARVVGIAGGPEKCNAVVEDFGFDACIDYKNDDLAAALKEHCPRRVDVYFDNVGGPILDAVLGRLANRARVVLCGVISSYLTGEHPGPSNYVNLLSKTALMQGFNALDQWGRFDEAFAALRRWEADGLLRHRETIFEGIESCVDALNGLFTGVNIGKTLVKLSEPTSR, from the coding sequence GTGGCCGACTTGCCGAACCGTCAGATCCTGTTGCGTCGCCGCCCGTCCGGGCTGGTCAAGCCCGACGACACCGAGCTGGTCACCACGCCGGCGCCCGAGCCCGCCGACGGGGAGGCGCTGATCCGCACCACCTACGTCGGCATCGACGCCGCCGCCCGCACCTGGCTGGACGACCAGCCCAGCTACCTGCCGCCGGTGCAGCTGGGCGAGGTCATCCGGGCGGCCGGCATCGGCGAGGTCGTGACGTCGCGCTGTGACGCTTTCGCCGTCGGCGACGTGGTCACCACGCTGACCGGCTTCTCCGAGTACGCGATCATCCACGACGACATGTTCAGCACGCCCATCCCGGGCGAGGACGACCAGCTCGCGATCATGTCGGTGTACGGCCCGACCGGTGCCACCGCCTATTTCGGGATGACCGACATCGGCCGGCCGCAGGCCGGGGAGACGGTGGTGGTCTCGGCGGCCGCGGGAGCCACCGGCTCGGTGGCCGGACAGATCGCCAAGATCGCCGGAGCCCGGGTGGTGGGGATCGCGGGCGGTCCGGAGAAGTGCAACGCGGTGGTCGAGGACTTCGGCTTCGACGCGTGCATCGACTACAAGAACGACGATCTGGCCGCGGCGCTCAAGGAGCACTGCCCGCGACGGGTCGACGTCTACTTCGACAACGTCGGGGGGCCCATCCTCGACGCGGTGCTGGGCCGGCTCGCCAACCGGGCGCGCGTGGTCCTGTGCGGTGTCATCTCCAGCTACCTCACCGGTGAGCACCCGGGTCCGTCGAACTACGTCAACCTGTTGTCGAAGACGGCGCTGATGCAGGGTTTCAACGCCCTCGACCAGTGGGGGCGCTTCGACGAGGCGTTCGCCGCGCTGCGCCGGTGGGAGGCCGACGGCCTGCTCCGGCACCGGGAAACCATCTTCGAGGGCATCGAGTCCTGCGTCGACGCCCTCAACGGGTTGTTCACCGGGGTCAACATCGGCAAGACGCTGGTCAAGCTGAGCGAACCCACGTCGCGCTAG
- a CDS encoding DUF7159 family protein, which translates to MDIVLGVSMAATTVRLLLIEGADADGVTIEEDTFDVGESASTGAVEQVIAAIDGTREGAIEGGYRLASIGVTWSDPAQVGALREELAAREVGGVMLVSPLLAAAALAQTVGHAIGYEHIAMLFVEPDHATLAVVEVSDGSIVDLHRRALANAHPEAPREALAAELATMVAALDARGSWADGVFLVGCGTEIVSIKPALEAVTPLDVTAPGEPEMALARGAALASANAPLFASSTAALAYALDPGTGEIHPRGLTPTYLDISANADLGDEALAYSAITEDDDEAPRRRRRPLMLTGSALAGIAAVAAGVVLLSLTSDRPVSAVQHKPRVSVAAPAKHLPPQAPAKPSPPSAPPPPAAAAPPPPPPAPVEHPAPHTPVEAPPPAPVYHRQAPRYVPTPVQRAVPAPPPAAPPPAPPAAVPPPPPAAAPAEPGRPLTTVYLHFPFVTVPIPIYPPPPPGP; encoded by the coding sequence GTGGACATCGTGCTGGGGGTGTCGATGGCTGCCACGACGGTCCGGTTGTTGCTGATCGAGGGCGCCGACGCCGACGGCGTCACGATCGAAGAGGACACCTTCGACGTCGGCGAATCGGCGTCGACCGGTGCGGTCGAGCAGGTGATCGCCGCCATCGACGGCACCCGGGAAGGCGCGATCGAGGGCGGCTACCGGCTGGCGTCGATCGGCGTCACCTGGAGCGATCCCGCCCAGGTCGGCGCGCTGCGCGAGGAACTGGCCGCCCGCGAGGTGGGCGGCGTGATGCTGGTGTCGCCGTTGCTGGCCGCCGCCGCACTGGCCCAGACGGTGGGCCACGCGATCGGCTACGAGCACATCGCGATGCTGTTCGTCGAGCCCGACCACGCGACGCTGGCCGTCGTCGAGGTTTCCGACGGCTCGATCGTCGACCTGCACCGCCGGGCGTTGGCGAACGCCCATCCGGAGGCGCCCCGCGAGGCCCTGGCGGCCGAGCTGGCCACGATGGTCGCCGCCCTGGACGCGCGGGGGTCGTGGGCCGACGGCGTGTTCCTCGTCGGCTGCGGCACCGAGATCGTCTCCATCAAGCCCGCGCTCGAGGCGGTCACGCCGCTCGACGTCACCGCTCCCGGGGAACCGGAGATGGCGCTGGCCCGCGGGGCGGCGCTGGCGTCGGCGAATGCGCCGCTGTTCGCGTCGTCGACGGCCGCGCTGGCCTACGCCCTGGACCCGGGCACCGGAGAGATCCACCCCCGCGGCCTGACCCCGACCTACCTGGACATCAGCGCCAACGCCGACCTGGGCGACGAGGCCCTGGCCTACAGCGCGATCACCGAGGACGACGACGAGGCCCCGCGCCGTCGCCGCCGGCCGTTGATGTTGACCGGCAGCGCGCTGGCGGGCATCGCCGCCGTCGCCGCCGGGGTGGTGCTCCTGTCGCTGACGTCAGACCGGCCGGTGTCGGCCGTGCAGCACAAGCCGCGCGTCAGCGTCGCCGCCCCGGCCAAGCACTTGCCGCCCCAGGCACCGGCCAAGCCGTCCCCGCCGAGCGCGCCGCCGCCCCCCGCGGCCGCCGCGCCGCCGCCGCCCCCCCCGGCCCCGGTCGAGCATCCGGCACCGCACACCCCGGTGGAGGCGCCGCCCCCGGCGCCCGTGTACCACCGGCAGGCGCCCCGGTACGTGCCCACCCCCGTCCAGCGGGCCGTGCCCGCGCCGCCGCCGGCCGCCCCGCCGCCGGCGCCACCCGCCGCCGTGCCTCCGCCGCCGCCCGCGGCAGCGCCGGCCGAGCCCGGCAGGCCGCTGACGACGGTGTATCTACACTTTCCGTTCGTCACCGTGCCGATTCCGATCTACCCCCCGCCGCCGCCCGGACCCTAG